In the Piscinibacter sp. XHJ-5 genome, one interval contains:
- the glcE gene encoding glycolate oxidase subunit GlcE encodes MDATDPALQRLIDRVQSAQSAGAQLCIRGGGTKDFYGERPQGELLDTTVLEGISSYEPTELVVTARCGTSLARLEATLAERGQCLAFEPPHYAPGTTVGGMVAAGLSGPSRAAVGAVRDYVLGATLLNGRGEVLSFGGQVMKNVAGYDVSRLLAGSLGVLGVILEVSLKVLPVAPATATLRFRMSQADALRRLNEWAGRPLPLSASAWWSGTLLLRLRGAQAAVDAAITALGGELVEPEFAAAFWQGVRNHGDDFFEHARDAVNAGSSALWRLSLPSTAAPIELGGPQLIEWGGAQRWLVTDAGAGVVRDAAIRAGGHATLFRALDKSAGVFAPLQSPLDRLHRDLKKAFDPAGIFNPGRLYPGL; translated from the coding sequence GTGGACGCCACCGACCCTGCGCTGCAGCGCCTCATCGACCGCGTGCAATCGGCGCAATCGGCCGGCGCGCAACTGTGCATCCGCGGGGGCGGCACCAAGGACTTCTACGGCGAGAGACCGCAAGGCGAGCTGCTCGACACCACCGTGCTGGAGGGCATCTCCAGCTACGAGCCGACCGAGCTGGTCGTCACGGCACGCTGCGGCACCTCGCTGGCCAGGCTCGAAGCGACCCTGGCCGAGCGCGGACAGTGCCTGGCGTTCGAGCCGCCGCATTACGCGCCGGGCACCACCGTCGGCGGCATGGTCGCCGCCGGCCTCTCGGGTCCGTCGCGCGCGGCAGTCGGCGCGGTGCGCGACTACGTGCTGGGCGCCACGCTGCTCAACGGCCGCGGCGAGGTGCTGAGCTTCGGCGGCCAGGTCATGAAGAACGTCGCCGGCTACGACGTGTCGCGCCTGCTCGCCGGCTCGCTCGGCGTGCTGGGCGTGATCCTGGAGGTCTCGCTGAAGGTGCTGCCCGTCGCTCCGGCCACGGCCACGCTGCGCTTTCGAATGAGCCAGGCCGACGCACTGCGGCGCCTCAATGAATGGGCGGGACGTCCGCTGCCGCTGTCGGCCAGCGCCTGGTGGAGCGGCACGCTGCTGCTGCGGCTGCGCGGCGCCCAGGCGGCCGTCGATGCAGCGATCACCGCACTGGGCGGCGAGCTCGTCGAGCCGGAGTTCGCCGCAGCGTTCTGGCAGGGCGTGCGCAACCACGGCGACGACTTCTTCGAACATGCGCGCGACGCCGTCAACGCGGGCAGCAGCGCGCTGTGGCGCCTGTCGCTGCCCTCCACCGCTGCGCCGATCGAGCTCGGCGGCCCGCAGCTCATCGAATGGGGCGGTGCCCAGCGCTGGCTCGTCACCGACGCCGGCGCGGGCGTCGTGCGCGATGCCGCGATCCGCGCGGGCGGCCATGCGACGCTGTTTCGCGCGCTCGACAAGTCGGCCGGCGTGTTCGCGCCGCTGCAGTCGCCGCTGGACCGCCTGCACCGGGACCTGAAGAAGGCCTTCGATCCCGCGGGCATCTTCAACCCCGGCCGGCTGTACCCCGGACTCTGA
- a CDS encoding FAD-linked oxidase C-terminal domain-containing protein, giving the protein MKAAPHAEPASRADRTQRQAVVVAELSAHLPAHALLWQSEDTVPYECDGLTAYRQQPLVVALPETEDQVAAVLRTCHRLGVPVVARGAGTGLSGGALPHALGVTLSLAKFKQIVEIDPLSRTARVQCGVRNLAISEAARSHGLYYAPDPSSQIACTIGGNVAENSGGVHCLKYGLTLHNVLRVRGYTVEGQPVEFGSGALDAAGLDLLCVIVGSEGMLAVITEVTVRLIPLPQVARCIMASFDDIRHAGDAVANVIAAGIVPAGLEMMDKPMTAAVEDFVHAGYDLDAAAILLCESDGTPEEVDEEIARMVEVLRASGASGIQVSADEAQRLRFWSGRKNAFPASGRISPDYMCMDSTIPRKRLADILIAIAAMERRYDLRCVNVFHAGDGNLHPLILFDANDPDQLRRCELFGADILETSVALGGTVTGEHGVGIEKLSSMCVQFSPAEREQMLALKHAFDRKELLNPGKVIPTLSRCAEYGKMHVRRGLLPFADIPRF; this is encoded by the coding sequence GTGAAAGCCGCCCCGCACGCCGAGCCCGCCAGCCGCGCCGATCGCACGCAGCGCCAGGCCGTGGTGGTCGCCGAGCTGTCGGCCCATCTGCCCGCGCACGCCTTGCTGTGGCAGTCGGAAGACACCGTGCCGTACGAGTGCGACGGACTCACCGCATACCGCCAGCAACCGCTCGTGGTTGCGCTGCCCGAGACCGAGGACCAGGTGGCGGCCGTGCTGCGCACCTGCCACCGCCTCGGCGTGCCGGTGGTCGCGCGCGGCGCCGGAACGGGCCTGTCGGGCGGCGCGCTGCCGCACGCGCTGGGCGTCACGCTCAGCCTGGCCAAGTTCAAGCAGATCGTCGAGATCGATCCTCTGTCGCGCACGGCGCGCGTGCAGTGCGGCGTGCGCAACCTCGCGATCAGCGAAGCCGCCAGGTCGCACGGCCTTTACTACGCCCCCGACCCGAGCAGCCAGATCGCCTGCACCATCGGCGGCAACGTTGCCGAGAACTCCGGCGGCGTGCATTGCCTGAAATACGGGCTCACGCTGCACAACGTGCTGCGCGTGCGCGGCTATACCGTCGAGGGCCAGCCGGTCGAGTTCGGCAGCGGCGCGCTCGACGCCGCCGGACTCGATCTGCTCTGCGTGATCGTCGGCAGCGAAGGCATGCTGGCCGTCATCACCGAGGTCACGGTCAGGCTGATTCCGCTGCCCCAGGTGGCGCGCTGCATCATGGCCAGCTTCGACGACATCCGCCACGCCGGCGACGCGGTGGCCAACGTCATCGCTGCCGGCATCGTGCCGGCCGGCCTCGAGATGATGGACAAGCCGATGACCGCGGCGGTCGAGGACTTCGTGCACGCCGGCTACGACCTGGACGCCGCGGCCATCCTGCTGTGCGAGAGCGACGGCACGCCGGAAGAGGTGGACGAGGAGATCGCCCGCATGGTCGAGGTGCTGCGCGCCAGCGGGGCCAGCGGCATCCAGGTCAGCGCCGACGAGGCGCAGCGCCTGCGCTTCTGGAGCGGGCGCAAGAACGCCTTTCCCGCCAGCGGGCGCATCAGTCCCGACTACATGTGCATGGACTCGACGATCCCGCGCAAGCGGCTGGCCGACATCCTCATCGCCATCGCGGCGATGGAGCGCCGCTACGACCTGCGCTGCGTCAACGTGTTCCATGCCGGCGACGGCAACCTGCATCCGCTGATCCTGTTCGACGCCAACGACCCCGACCAGCTGCGCCGCTGCGAGCTGTTCGGCGCCGACATCCTCGAGACCAGCGTGGCGCTCGGCGGCACGGTGACCGGCGAGCACGGCGTCGGCATCGAGAAGCTGTCGTCGATGTGCGTGCAGTTCTCGCCGGCCGAGCGCGAGCAGATGCTGGCGCTCAAGCACGCCTTCGACCGCAAGGAGCTGCTCAATCCCGGCAAGGTCATCCCGACGCTGTCGCGCTGCGCCGAGTACGGAAAGATGCACGTACGGCGCGGCCTGCTGCCGTTCGCCGACATCCCGCGATTCTGA
- a CDS encoding PhaM family polyhydroxyalkanoate granule multifunctional regulatory protein, translating to MADAPAFTKLVPGFDFLQGLVKNAGSALPNIGQWVAPTLNPEELEKRIEELRTVQFWLEQNARMLGATIQALEVQRMTLSTLKTMNVQMDDLRESLKIRIPGTADTPAPSAPPPAPPAEPAKPAATPKSARKTAGATASEAAAAAAVDPMQWWGALTKQFTQLAASAMKDTATDAAKNLAGSMVKQSFDAAGQTLKKAVAVPGNVAQAARKSTGGSRKRAASKNKT from the coding sequence TCCCGCCTTCACGAAACTGGTACCGGGTTTCGATTTCCTCCAGGGCCTCGTGAAGAACGCCGGTTCTGCCCTGCCCAACATCGGCCAGTGGGTCGCTCCCACGCTGAACCCCGAGGAGCTCGAAAAGCGCATCGAGGAGTTGCGCACCGTGCAGTTCTGGCTCGAGCAGAACGCGCGCATGCTGGGCGCGACCATCCAGGCGCTCGAAGTGCAGCGCATGACGCTGTCGACGCTGAAGACCATGAACGTGCAGATGGACGACCTGCGCGAGTCGCTGAAGATCCGCATCCCGGGCACTGCCGACACGCCTGCCCCGTCTGCGCCCCCGCCGGCTCCCCCCGCCGAACCTGCCAAGCCGGCCGCCACGCCCAAGTCCGCACGCAAGACCGCGGGCGCCACGGCCTCGGAGGCCGCGGCGGCGGCGGCGGTCGACCCGATGCAATGGTGGGGCGCCCTCACCAAGCAGTTCACCCAGCTCGCGGCCAGCGCGATGAAGGACACCGCCACCGATGCGGCGAAGAATCTCGCCGGCTCCATGGTCAAGCAGAGCTTCGATGCCGCGGGGCAGACCTTGAAGAAGGCCGTGGCGGTGCCGGGCAACGTGGCGCAGGCCGCACGCAAGAGCACCGGCGGCTCGCGCAAGCGCGCCGCCTCCAAGAACAAGACCTGA
- a CDS encoding FIST N-terminal domain-containing protein, translating to MTQFLNAHATHPDSHMAVALAAAQIEARRGRPGFVGEPTLGWLYLTDHFATQAESVLAELSARWPGVAWVGAVGVGVCANGVEYIDEPAVVLMLGDVPREHFRLFSGVQPLGASTERFDAATAQVHADPATADLGELVGELAGRTATGYLFGGLASARAEEDGARLGRCLHIADAVFDGGLSGVAFSAEVPLVSRVTQGCQPVGPVRHVTEAERNVVVSLDGAPALDCLLRDLAVDGDDPRKALPRLRQTLVGLSDPFDDVLARPGQFGTDTRVRHLVGLDPARRAIAIGDIAPQGSQLAFCARHTDAARRDLVRICTEIREELESDAPRHIAGAVYVSCAGRGGPHFGAPSAELAIVRHALGDVPLAGFFANGEIARHHVYGYTGVLTVFT from the coding sequence ATGACGCAGTTCCTGAACGCTCACGCCACGCATCCGGATTCCCACATGGCCGTGGCGCTGGCCGCTGCGCAGATCGAGGCTCGGCGCGGCCGCCCGGGCTTCGTCGGCGAGCCGACGCTGGGATGGCTTTACCTCACCGACCACTTCGCCACCCAGGCGGAAAGCGTGCTGGCCGAGCTGAGCGCGCGCTGGCCGGGGGTGGCATGGGTGGGCGCAGTGGGCGTGGGCGTGTGCGCCAATGGGGTCGAGTACATCGACGAGCCGGCGGTCGTCCTCATGCTCGGCGACGTGCCGCGGGAGCACTTCCGGCTGTTCTCCGGCGTGCAGCCGCTCGGCGCCTCGACCGAGCGCTTCGATGCCGCCACCGCGCAGGTGCATGCCGACCCCGCCACCGCCGATCTCGGCGAACTGGTCGGCGAGCTGGCCGGCCGCACGGCCACCGGATACCTGTTCGGCGGCTTGGCGTCGGCGCGTGCCGAGGAGGATGGCGCGCGCCTCGGGCGCTGCCTGCACATCGCCGACGCCGTGTTCGACGGTGGCCTGTCCGGCGTCGCCTTCAGCGCCGAGGTGCCGCTGGTGTCCCGCGTGACGCAGGGCTGCCAGCCGGTCGGGCCGGTGCGTCACGTGACGGAGGCCGAGCGCAATGTCGTCGTCTCGCTCGATGGCGCGCCGGCGCTCGACTGCCTGCTGCGCGACCTGGCCGTCGACGGCGACGACCCGCGCAAGGCGCTGCCGCGGCTTCGACAGACCCTCGTGGGGCTGTCGGACCCCTTCGACGACGTGCTCGCGAGGCCGGGCCAGTTCGGCACCGACACCCGCGTGCGCCACCTGGTGGGACTGGACCCCGCCCGGCGGGCGATCGCGATCGGCGACATCGCGCCCCAGGGTTCGCAGCTGGCCTTCTGCGCCCGCCACACCGACGCCGCCCGACGCGACCTGGTGCGCATCTGCACCGAAATCCGCGAGGAGCTGGAGTCCGATGCGCCCCGGCACATCGCCGGCGCGGTGTACGTGAGCTGTGCCGGCCGCGGCGGCCCGCATTTCGGCGCGCCGTCCGCCGAGCTGGCGATCGTGCGCCATGCGCTGGGAGACGTGCCGCTGGCGGGCTTCTTCGCCAACGGCGAGATCGCGCGGCATCACGTCTACGGGTACACGGGAGTGTTGACCGTGTTCACGTGA